Part of the Pseudomonas sp. M30-35 genome is shown below.
GAGCGTATTCAGTATGTTGAAGGCCCGGTGATTCTGGCAATCAACAAGACTGACCGTCTTGAGGACAAATCTGCTCTGATGCCGCACCTGGAGTGGCTGGCAACTCAGCTACCCAAGGCTGAGATTGTGCCGATCTCTGCGCATCATGGGCATAACCTTGAGGCCCTTGAAAAACTGGTCAGTGAGCACTTGCCTGAAGGTGTGCACTTCTTCCCTGAAGATCAGATTACCGATCGCTCAAGTCGCTTTTTCGCTGCTGAACTGGTTCGTGAGAAAATCATGCGTCAGCTAGGTGCGGAGTTGCCGTACCAGATCACTGTTGAAATTGAAGAATTCAAGCAAGAAGGGCGCATTCTGCATATTCATGCGCTTATTCTGGTTGAGCGCGACGGTCAGAAGAAAATCATCATTGGCGACAAGGGTGAGCGTATCAAGCGGGTCGGCCAAGAGGCTCGCAAAGACATGGAAGTGCTGTTCGATTCCAAAGTCATGCTCAATCTTTGGGTTAAGGTCAAAGGTGGTTGGTCGGATGATGAGCGTGCCTTGCGTTCACTTGGTTACGACGACATCTAAGCGAGCGCTGCAGTGGCCATTGCGTTGTCATGCTCTAGCTCGCAGATCAGTTAAGCTTCTTG
Proteins encoded:
- the era gene encoding GTPase Era, whose product is MTDSPVSRCGYVAIVGRPNVGKSTLLNHILGQKLAITSRKPQTTRHNMLGIKTEGGAQAIYVDTPGLHKNNEKALNRYMNKSASSALKDVDVVIFVVDRTRWTDEDQMVLERIQYVEGPVILAINKTDRLEDKSALMPHLEWLATQLPKAEIVPISAHHGHNLEALEKLVSEHLPEGVHFFPEDQITDRSSRFFAAELVREKIMRQLGAELPYQITVEIEEFKQEGRILHIHALILVERDGQKKIIIGDKGERIKRVGQEARKDMEVLFDSKVMLNLWVKVKGGWSDDERALRSLGYDDI